A single region of the Gossypium arboreum isolate Shixiya-1 chromosome 12, ASM2569848v2, whole genome shotgun sequence genome encodes:
- the LOC108477165 gene encoding F-box protein SKIP31, translating into MTLSDEEDEFLANFLESELSDEEEPEAKRLRVVKEDEEKEKEDKGGGASSSNMNPNPNPGQVKNNNNRNNPRRIESGTFSKIPPELFTQILKFLSSEDLVSCSMVCSFLNYAASDESLWRRLYCMRWGLLPPTQIRECPWKKLYIQRDEEDMIELVRNCPSEFKEYYIQMQSAKRSQAPLPSQVKDDSIILDKTVADRVSIWKSSRGLTDKVVTDHACSGETCTYYQIGDVFVCEKTGQVHVCDDTCREVILDPNNELLVCTISGHCFDRLLSPSEMELDAEQQQAGGTDEAEPFLGSGRFARAYLLGYNCEDEKELEAALRFC; encoded by the exons ATGACGTTGTCAGACGAAGAAGATGAGTTTTTGGCGAATTTCCTTGAATCCGAGCTCTCCGATGAG GAGGAGCCGGAAGCCAAGCGATTGCGCGTTGTGAAGGAAGATGAGGAAAAGGAGAAAGAAGACAAAGGAGGTGGGGCTTCTTCTTCGAATATGAATCCGAATCCGAATCCTGGCCAAGTGAAGAACAATAATAATAGGAACAATCCTAGGAGGATTGAGAGTGGTACTTTCAGCAAGATTCCACCTGAGTTATTTACTCAAATCCTCAAATTCCTCTCATCCGAG GATCTTGTATCGTGCTCGATGGTGTGCAGTTTCCTGAATTATGCGGCATCTGACGAATCCTTATGGCGCCGACT GTATTGTATGCGATGGGGTTTGTTGCCTCCAACACAAATACGAGAATGTCCTTGGAAGAAGCTTTATATTCAG CGTGATGAAGAGGACATGATTGAACTTGTTAGGAACTGTCCATCTGAATTTAAAGAGTACTACATTCAAATGCAATCAGCTAAAAGAAGCCAAGCACCTCTTCCTTCTCAG GTGAAGGATGACTCAATAATTCTTGACAAGACAGTTGCTGATCGGGTATCTATCTGGAAAAGTAGTCGCGGCCTGACTGATAAGGTTGTCACTGACCATGCTTGTTCTGGAGAAACATGTACCTACTACCAAATAGGGGATGTATTTGTTTGTGAGAAGACTGGGCAGGTTCATG TATGTGACGATACTTGTCGAGAAGTCATTTTGGATCCCAACAATGAGCTTTTGGTCTGCACAATTTCAGGCCACTGTTTTGATAGGTTACTGTCACCATCCGAAATGGAATTGGATGCT GAACAGCAGCAAGCTGGTGGCACAGATGAAGCAGAACCATTCTTGGGATCTGGTCGCTTTG CACGAGCTTACTTATTAGGATACAACTGCGAGGATGAAAAGGAGCTGGAAGCTGCTTTGAGGTTTTGTTGA